Proteins co-encoded in one Oncorhynchus masou masou isolate Uvic2021 chromosome 22, UVic_Omas_1.1, whole genome shotgun sequence genomic window:
- the fem1b gene encoding protein fem-1 homolog B yields the protein MDSLAGYVYKAAAEGRVLTLAALLLNHSEAETRYLLSYVTHLAGQRSTPLIIASRNGHDKVVRLLLDHYKVDTEQTGTVRFDGYVIDGATALWCSAGAGHFEVVRQLVCHQANVNHTTVTNSTPLRAACFDGRLDIVKYLVEHQANIGIANKYDNTCLMIAAYKGHTDVVGFLLEHGADPNAKAHCGATALHFAAEAGHLDIVKELVRCQAAMVVNGHGMTPLKVAAESCKADVVELLLLHAECDPHSRIEALELLGASFANDRENYDILKTYHYLYLAMLERHRDLGALIAKELLPPIEAYGGRGECRTPQELEAIRADRNALHMEGLMVRERILGSDNIDVSHPIIYRGAVYADNMEFDQCIKLWLHALLLRQKGNRNTHKDLLRFAQVFSQMVHLKEPVGAEPVKQVLHCSVLEIQRSMARVEAVPETELHTAMDNYESNVFTFLYLVCISTKTVCGEEERARINKQIYNLIQLDPRSREGSSLLHLAISSSTPVDDFHTNDVCTFPNAQVTKLLLDCGAQVNAVDHEGNSPLHIIVQYNRPISDFLTLHAIIISLVEAGAHTDMTNKQKKTPLDKSTTGVSEILLKTQMKMSLKCLASRAVRQHQITYRNQIPKTLEEFVEFH from the exons ATGGACTCGCTTGCCGGGTACGTATACAAAGCGGCTGCTGAGGGCCGAGTCCTGACGTTGGCCGCCCTGCTGCTCAACCACTCCGAGGCTGAGACACGATATTTACTGAGTTACGTGACCCACCTCGCTGGCCAACGGTCAACTCCTCTCATTATTGCATCTCGAAACGGACACGACAAAGTTGTGAGGCTGCTGCTGGATCACTACAAGGTGGATACTGAACAGACTGGCACAGTCAGATTTGACGG gTATGTCATTGATGGGGCCACCGCCTTGTGGTGTTCGGCTGGCGCAGGACACTTTGAGGTAGTCCGCCAGTTGGTGTGCCACCAGGCAAATGTCAACCACACCACTGTCACCAACTCCACCCCCCTGAGAGCGGCCTGCTTTGATGGGCGCCTGGACATTGTGAAATACCTGGTGGAACACCAGGCCAACATCGGCATCGCCAACAAGTACGACAACACCTGCCTGATGATCGCCGCCTACAAGGGCCACACGGACGTGGTGGGCTTTCTGCTGGAGCATGGCGCTGACCCCAATGCCAAGGCCCACTGCGGGGCCACCGCCCTGCACTTTGCTGCTGAGGCAGGCCACCTGGACATCGTGAAGGAGCTGGTGCGCTGCCAGGCAGCCATGGTGGTGAACGGCCATGGCATGACGCCGCTCAAAGTGGCGGCGGAGAGTTGCAAGGCGGATGTGGTGGAGTTGCTGCTGTTGCACGCCGAGTGTGACCCACACAGCCGCATTGAGGCTCTGGAGCTCCTGGGTGCCTCGTTCGCCAACGACCGGGAGAACTATGACATCCTCAAGACCTACCACTACCTCTATCTGGCCATGCTGGAGCGCCACCGCGATCTCGGCGCGCTCATCGCCAAGGAGCTGCTGCCACCCATCGAGGCCTACGGCGGTAGGGGCGAGTGTCGCACCCCGCAGGAGTTGGAGGCCATCCGGGCGGACCGCAATGCGCTGCACATGGAGGGCCTGATGGTGCGCGAGCGCATCCTGGGCTCGGACAACATCGACGTGTCACACCCCATCATCTACCGGGGTGCCGTGTATGCCGACAACATGGAGTTCGACCAGTGCATCAAGCTGTGGCTGCACGCGCTGCTCCTGCGCCAAAAGGGCAACCGCAACACTCACAAGGACCTGCTGCGCTTCGCCCAGGTCTTTTCCCAGATGGTGCACCTGAAGGAGCCGGTGGGGGCGGAGCCAGTGAAGCAGGTACTGCACTGCAGCGTGCTGGAGATCCAGAGGAGCATGGCCAGGGTGGAAGCAGTGCCTGAGACCGAGCTTCACACGGCCATGGACAACTACGAGTCCAACGTGTTCACCTTCCTTTACCTGGTGTGCATCAGCACCAAGACAGTGTGTGGTGAGGAGGAGCGCGCCCGCATCAACAAGCAGATCTACAACCTGATCCAGCTGGACCCGCGCTCGCGGGAGGGCTCGTCCCTCTTGCACCTGGCCATCAGCTCCAGCACTCCAGTGGACGACTTCCACACCAACGATGTGTGCACCTTTCCCAACGCGCAGGTAACCAAGCTGCTGCTGGACTGCGGCGCGCAGGTGAACGCGGTGGACCACGAGGGCAACAGTCCGCTGCACATCATTGTGCAGTACAACCGGCCCATCAGCGACTTCCTGACGCTGCACGCCATCATCATCAGCCTGGTGGAAGCGGGCGCCCACACTGACATGACCAACAAGCAAAAGAAGACGCCACTGGACAAGAGCACCACGGGAGTGTCGGAGATCCTGCTCAAGACCCAGATGAAGATGAGCCTCAAGTGCCTGGCGTCGCGGGCCGTTCGCCAGCACCAAATCACATACCGCAACCAGATCCCTAAGACTCTGGAGGAGTTTGTGGAGTTCCACTGA